A genomic segment from Dendropsophus ebraccatus isolate aDenEbr1 chromosome 7, aDenEbr1.pat, whole genome shotgun sequence encodes:
- the FGFBP1 gene encoding fibroblast growth factor-binding protein 1, with protein MKLNRFALLTVATLLISLILQVEGNKQREGKKDRQKGAGKEEKPKSPTRNGEKERGSKGGRGSLQGKFVSKDKAECTWSVSGTETVALNVECTKGETNVFCTFGGNPTTCPNYVANEKNYWKQITRALRKQKNICLDPKAVLKSKECKKGPAEAHLKYLLPTVAVLNPEHKEQEEPKPATNIDTTEPTKECVEDPDVLEKRRLAKEYCGDSWGSLCTFFFSMVQGSSC; from the coding sequence ATGAAGCTGAATAGGTTTGCCTTGCTTACTGTGGCGACCCTCCTGATCTCACTGATTCTTCAGGTAGAGGGAAATAAGCaaagagaaggaaagaaagaCAGACAGAAAGGAGCAGGTAAAGAGGAAAAGCCAAAATCTCCCACTCGTAATGGAGAAAAAGAGAGAGGCTCTAAAGGAGGGAGAGGATCACTTCAAGGAAAATTTGTCAGTAAAGACAAAGCAGAATGCACCTGGTCTGTGTCTGGGACTGAGACTGTGGCTTTAAATGTTGAATGTACTAAGGGGGAAACAAACGTATTCTGCACCTTTGGAGGGAACCCTACAACATGCCCAAACTATGTGGCAAATGAGAAGAATTACTGGAAGCAAATTACTCGGGCTCTAAGAAAGCAGAAGAACATTTGCCTGGATCCAAAAGCTGTCCTAAAATCTAAAGAGTGTAAAAAAGGACCAGCTGAGGCCCACCTCAAGTACCTGCTCCCAACTGTGGCAGTGCTAAACCCTGAACACAAGGAGCAGGAAGAACCTAAACCAGCAACAAACATCGACACGACTGAACCAACTAAAGAGTGTGTAGAGGATCCAGATGTACTGGAGAAGAGAAGATTAGCCAAGGAGTATTGTGGAGACTCCTGGGGTTCGCTCTGCACATTCTTCTTCTCAATGGTACAGGGCTCAAGTTGCTAA